The nucleotide sequence tgttgttgttgttgtcgtcgttattataattgaagatGCCGCCTAAAACGAGCGGTAAGGCAGCCAAGAAATCCGGCAAAGCCCAAAGAACATCTCCAAATCGGACAAGAAGAAGAAGCACAAGAGGAGGAGAGCTACGCTATTTACATCTACAAAGTTCTGAAGCAGGTGCATCCCGACACCGGTATCTCAAGTAAGGCCATGTCTATCATGAACTCCTTCGTGAACGATATATTCGAACGCATCGCCGCCGAAGCATCACGTCTCGCGCACTACAACAAGAGATCCACCATTACATCGAGGGAGGTTCAGACGTCCGTGAGACTGTTGCTGCCCGGCGAGTTGGCCAAGCACGCCGTCAGTGAAGGGACCAAAGCCGTCACTAAGTACACCAGTTCCAAGTGAAATGTTTCGTtattaaataacgaaaaaaaaaaaacgttataacATCATCATAAAACaacacttataataattatcaccTATCATATAGGAGGTGTATATgtgattttataagattataaaaaaaggccCTTTTCAGGGCCACAAAATGATtcccataaaataataataataattatattattattaataagtttcaaCACATCGAACGATCATCCAGCTCGATATTATTctttcaatacattaaaatatagttagttgcttaatatatatcattataatatattgtatgtattaaagaCTGATCGTCGACTTacgatatgtatgtatatgataaaatctgtataactataatatcaatatggaTACGTAGAAGATATTCTagaatatagatataattgaATAGAGTAATGAGTTGATCGtgtcgtttttaaaaattctatataatttgtgtgtatatatataatacttaagacgatcaaaattattacaaaacgaCAACTACTATACTACTCATAATGCTAATTACGAAGACGACGGTGTCGATTTAGTGACTAGAAGCCGAAACCGAACGCCTCGAACGATCCCCGCCGACCGCCTCCGGAGTACGTATATAAGAGCCCGTCGGTTTTAAAACGGCTGTCATTATAGTTCGATCGTCGCTGTAGTGCACAACTGTCCGTCGTTTCGCCGTTCCGTGTAGAATTTACCGATAgattagtagtagtagtagtagttttattattattactactttttattaataatggctCGTACTAAACAAACCGCTCGTAAATCAACCGGTGGTAAGGCACCACGTAAACAGCTAGCCACGAAGGCCGCCCGTAAGAGCGCACCGGCAACCGGAGGAGTGAAGAAGCCTCATCGTTACAGACCCGGTACTGTGGCACTTCGTGAGATCCGTCGCTACCAGAAGAGCACGGAACTTCTCATCCGCAAGCTACCCTTCCAACGTCTAGTACGTGAGATAGCTCAAGATTTCAAGACCGATCTGCGTTTCCAGAGCTCTGCGGTGATGGCTCTGCAGGAGGCTAGCGAGGCGTATCTCGTAGGTCTCTTCGAAGACACGAACCTTTGCGCTATTCACGCTAAACGCGTCACTATTATGCCTAAGGACATCCAGCTAGCAAGAAGGATTCGCGGCGAACGTGCCTAAACGTAGAAGTGTCAAtggtgttgtttttttatatgtgtatgtacctAAAtagttgtgtgtgtgtgttgttataatactggaattgtatatatatatatatattatatatatatatatatacatacacacacatatatttatagttcatCCTACGTATATAAACAACACAacaacgaatataaaaaaggcccttttcagggccgcatatatatctgaattaataaaataacgtttcATACGACCGATAACGTctaaacaacaatattatgcCTATCtttgaacaataataatatataattagtgaacggagaaatattttatatacctaatataaaatttattatgttacgtatttattattaacacacACAGCACCAGTATTTAGATCAAATAAATCGATAGATATGTATAAGTAGCAAtaacaacatattaatataatacgcgtgtaaaaaaataaaatattggacgTAATGTTACGACGAAAGtaaagtatacaaaataatataataatagtattaataattacatgaatTCTGGAAACAAGTCGAAACATGTTAGTCCCCCATCGTGTCGTCGGCTTTACTTTGTAGATGGCAGTTCCAACTACTGCGCAGGTGCCTCTCTTCAGTTTCTTTCTAAGAACgattgtaaatatgttttattatgtatatgtctatttattttttattcatattcatatgtatattaaaataatatatttatatactatttataacaaaaaaaatttaagagaaaCATTACTCTAGAGGCACGACGGACAGTGTGTCGCGGGGTCCGGGGAGGGCGATATAGTACCCCGTCCCTCGCCCCGTACATCCACACCACCACATCGTACGTTTCCCCCCACCAGTAAACTACCGATACACTATAAAAGGAACGCATTTGTATCAGACGATTTTACACACGGAACGACACGCGCGCGCAACGCTATCGTTCGGAACGTTCGAAATCGTAAAGAAGtgaagaagaaataataataatcgcaACGACTACATCATCATGACCGGTCGCGGTAAAGGAGGAAAGGGTCTGGGAAAAGGTGGAGCCAAGCGACACAGGAAAGTACTCCGTGATAACATCCAGGGTATCACCAAACCGGCCATACGTCGTCTGGCACGCAGAGGCGGCGTCAACGTATCTCCGGTCTGATATACGAAGAGACCAGAGGCGTTCTCAAAGTATTCCTAGAGAACGTCATCCGCGACGCCGTCACGTACACCGAGCACGCGAAGAGGAAGACCGTCACAGCCATGGACGTCGTGTACGCCCTGAAGCGACAGGGACGCACCCTATACGGTTTCGGCGGTTAAACGTTCGCGCGTGTCTATACGTATATAACCGGCTCCCGACTACGTGATATAAAGCAGAAGAGGAACACAACAACACCAACACCACACCAACACCAACACCAACACCGACACCGACAACATCATCATGACGATATCATCTCATCGTCACGAATAATAAGTGAAGAAATGTCGTCTTgtcaatatatacatgtgtatatatatatatatatacgtctcGCGTGTGACTGAGTGACCGATCGAGCGAGTGCCTGTGCCTGTGCCGATTCTTCTCCGCCCGActggaatataaatttttctcttCTCGCTTTATATCATGTGTCAtcggaaatatttttgttttttaaaaaaaggccCTTTTCAGGGCCGCATATGTAtccgttaaatatattattcacaatAGTGAATATCGAATACGAGTTTCAACGacggaataatataaaatggatgATAGGTATAGGTGGTGCCCGAACTCCACCTATCTAGTTGGATTTCAAATTCAACTTACTAAAATCTACTCTCACGACGACAAACACAGTAAACGAACACATTATTAActctcatatatataacactaataatacatatattattattgttattattattattattattatatatgaatttatattatctactAATCGCCAACTCATACAAGGTATATCTTAAGggggtatattatttaattatgtaattacttaattaattatttgattatgttattattctacgaatttatatacataatatatatatacactcgTATATAGGtgcatacttttattataattcttctctgaatacaattcatattttcttatccctccgaatatatgtaatatgtatcgatgtatttattatgtatatcaaaCGGACATCCCACGATgtacctatataaatattattattaattaatttaacattttaaataaattgaggtGATCGATGATACTACCACAACCACACTAACAACAACacaactactactactactacaacCATCGTCATTTCGATAATCGTATCATCATAATATTCATCTTCTATtacaatcaattatataataaaattaacgtcctgttatattattatctaataataattaaaacgacgacgacgacgacgacgaccaCTACGAAGACGACGACGATGATGATGCATTCATTCGCCTTTGCTTCTCGCCATACTCTAGCCTCCTAGTGTGTGTTTTACGAGACCAGACTTCGATGCCGCATAAACCGTTCATAAATCATAACAGACGATGATTATGTTATCAGGGTATTGGAGTGATGTCTTCGTTTTCAATTAATCGATATTACATTAGATTATAAGGTATtctaaatgagaaaaataacttttaaacgaGACCTTAGGTACGTCCCGAATGATATATCGAATTCAAACGTCTATTAATCTATGCTATCTAcgttaattatgtaattcatTGTTGATATTGAGAGTCAGGTTTAAGATTAATCATATTGCatctttgaatttaaataaacatatatattatattaaataaaacgtataaaacGGATGGATGTTAGTGAAAAGTTAGAAGTGTTCGTACGTGAAAATGTTTAGCGACAACGCGGTTCTCCTTACGGTATATTCGACGTTCATGAATCCACTAGCGACCTCTGCGGCGAAACGAGTTCGTATATCTTCTCTCGCTCATtattacgtataataaaaGTCGTCGTCACGCGTCCACTTTCGtgttcgtataaaataaaataacatttttattttattttctttttgcttttcgttttgtctgtctgtctgtctgtctgtctgtcagtCAGTCTTATTGTTAGTTGTGTTCCGTAAactgtgtgtgtgttcgttttaaaaagaagtaaaatgGCAGATACCGCAGTAGCATCCGAAACTCCAGCTCCGGCTACACC is from Danaus plexippus chromosome 29 unlocalized genomic scaffold, MEX_DaPlex mxdp_37, whole genome shotgun sequence and encodes:
- the LOC133320544 gene encoding LOW QUALITY PROTEIN: histone H2B-like (The sequence of the model RefSeq protein was modified relative to this genomic sequence to represent the inferred CDS: inserted 2 bases in 2 codons), which translates into the protein MPPKTSGKAAKKSGKAXKNISKSDKKKKHKRXESYAIYIYKVLKQVHPDTGISSKAMSIMNSFVNDIFERIAAEASRLAHYNKRSTITSREVQTSVRLLLPGELAKHAVSEGTKAVTKYTSSK
- the LOC133320545 gene encoding LOW QUALITY PROTEIN: uncharacterized protein LOC133320545 (The sequence of the model RefSeq protein was modified relative to this genomic sequence to represent the inferred CDS: inserted 1 base in 1 codon), with amino-acid sequence MTGRGKGGKGLGKGGAKRHRKVLRDNIQGITKPAIRRLARRGGVKRISGLIYEETRGVLKVFLENVIRDAVTYTEHAKRKTVTAMDVVYALKRQGRTLPTASHCLSGRQSMARTKQTARKSTGGKAPRKQLATKAARKSAPATGGVKKPHRYRPGTVALREIRRYQKSTELLIRKLPFQRLVREIAQDFKTDLRFQSSAVMALQEASEAYLVGLFEDTNLCAYIIMTGRGKGGKGLGKGGAKRHRKVLRDNIQGITKPAIRRLARRGGVXRISGLIYEETRGVLKVFLENVIRDAVTYTEHAKRKTVTAMDVVYALKRQGRTLYGFGG